In Ferviditalea candida, the following are encoded in one genomic region:
- a CDS encoding polysaccharide deacetylase family protein → MRELRWAGLAAAAAAMAIMFFFALSSQEPAWRSSSKESKPIQTADKALQTKPAIHNEAKREDLKRDIVRQFQHEAPKQWGEYVPGVLTHLVSDKKVVALTFDACGGTNGNGYDRKLIDYLISQRIPATLFINSRWIDANLKTFLELAKNPLFEIENHGTEHRPLSINGKSAYGIPGTKNAGEVIDEVWVNSQKIKQLTGRTPKYFRSGTAYYDEVAVKIVKELGEQPVNFNVLGDAGATFSKNQIVKQFSKAGPNSIIIFHMNHPEKQTADGVMAGVPRLLKEGYQFVRLEDYPLQ, encoded by the coding sequence ATGAGGGAGCTTCGTTGGGCAGGTCTTGCTGCTGCAGCTGCCGCAATGGCAATTATGTTTTTTTTCGCGTTATCAAGTCAAGAACCAGCATGGCGGTCATCATCAAAAGAGAGCAAGCCCATTCAAACTGCAGATAAAGCGCTCCAGACAAAACCGGCAATCCATAATGAGGCAAAACGCGAAGATCTCAAGCGGGATATCGTTCGGCAGTTTCAACATGAAGCGCCCAAGCAGTGGGGGGAGTATGTCCCCGGAGTGCTTACCCATCTGGTGTCCGATAAGAAAGTCGTAGCGTTAACCTTCGATGCCTGCGGCGGAACGAATGGGAACGGCTATGACCGCAAATTGATCGACTATCTGATCAGTCAACGCATTCCAGCTACTTTATTCATTAACAGCCGTTGGATTGATGCCAATCTGAAGACCTTTCTGGAGCTTGCGAAGAACCCATTGTTTGAGATCGAAAATCACGGAACGGAACACAGACCATTGTCCATTAACGGAAAATCGGCATACGGCATTCCGGGAACCAAGAACGCTGGCGAAGTGATTGACGAGGTGTGGGTCAATTCACAAAAAATCAAGCAGCTTACCGGACGCACTCCCAAATATTTTCGCTCCGGAACCGCTTATTACGATGAAGTTGCGGTCAAGATTGTTAAGGAACTAGGGGAACAGCCCGTAAATTTCAATGTTCTGGGAGATGCGGGGGCGACGTTTTCAAAGAATCAGATTGTTAAACAGTTCTCGAAAGCAGGTCCGAATTCGATCATTATTTTTCACATGAATCATCCTGAAAAACAAACGGCGGATGGGGTTATGGCCGGCGTTCCGAGATTATTGAAAGAAGGTTATCAATTTGTGAGGTTGGAAGATTACCCTTTGCAATGA
- the meaB gene encoding methylmalonyl Co-A mutase-associated GTPase MeaB: protein MNSINNLIEAFKRGDRVALGRLLKEVENGTSSSYKLLKQAGLNKGGAHVVGITGPPGAGKSTLVGQLCKSWAEQGLKLGVICVDPSSPFSGGALLGDRIRMQELSKLPDVFIKSLATRGSLGGLAASAADIIRLMDGFGKDLIIVETVGVGQIEYDVLDIADTVVLVNVPGLGDSLQTMKAGIMEIADLYVINQSDRPGASESVRDLQLMIHERERGDWEPAILQTVATQKKGILELKEAIELHKAHLQQSGLWDKKRQERNWKRLRSMINELLSNKVKEYINSNEQIAQCIAEVRDGRLDPYTAAQAIVAEIVK, encoded by the coding sequence GTGAATTCCATCAACAACCTCATTGAAGCATTCAAGCGGGGCGATCGAGTCGCGTTGGGCAGGCTTTTGAAAGAAGTGGAGAATGGGACGTCTTCGAGCTATAAGTTGTTGAAGCAAGCCGGCCTGAACAAAGGCGGCGCTCATGTTGTCGGGATCACCGGCCCCCCCGGCGCAGGAAAAAGCACACTTGTCGGACAGCTGTGCAAAAGCTGGGCGGAACAGGGGCTAAAGCTCGGGGTCATCTGTGTGGATCCCTCGAGCCCGTTCAGCGGCGGCGCGCTGCTCGGAGACCGGATTAGAATGCAGGAATTATCCAAGCTTCCGGATGTATTCATCAAGAGCCTGGCCACCAGAGGGAGTTTGGGCGGACTGGCTGCGAGTGCAGCGGATATTATTCGTCTGATGGATGGCTTCGGTAAAGATCTGATTATCGTCGAAACCGTCGGAGTCGGACAAATCGAATACGACGTGCTGGATATCGCCGATACGGTTGTGCTGGTGAATGTACCTGGCTTGGGCGATTCGCTCCAGACGATGAAGGCGGGAATCATGGAGATTGCCGATCTGTATGTCATCAATCAGTCGGACCGCCCCGGCGCCAGTGAAAGCGTGCGGGACCTGCAGCTCATGATCCATGAGAGAGAAAGGGGAGACTGGGAACCTGCCATATTGCAAACCGTTGCGACACAAAAGAAGGGCATCTTGGAATTGAAAGAGGCGATTGAGCTTCACAAAGCGCATCTGCAGCAGTCCGGCTTATGGGACAAAAAGCGGCAGGAGCGAAATTGGAAGCGATTGCGCAGCATGATCAACGAGCTTTTGTCGAACAAGGTTAAAGAATATATCAATTCGAATGAACAGATCGCGCAGTGTATCGCCGAGGTTCGGGACGGGCGATTGGATCCTTATACCGCGGCGCAAGCGATTGTGGCTGAAATCGTCAAATGA
- a CDS encoding FadR/GntR family transcriptional regulator, translating to MFKVIKQKKIFEEILDQFKDLLITKKLKIGQKIPTEIELSETWGISRASLREAMRVLDVLGIIEAKSGEGTIIKQADPENLKNIMSLVALSRGIDTVELYEVRTVIEMYSVRLAAMRRSDQDLSVLKEHLVKMDKVYANKEREIELDFYFHRSIVEASKNKIMIMLMEMISGLLEEQIRETRSKLASSTETLNRFQQQHWEIYRAIEQQLPEQAESAMLGHMNYAQRELGLDPRYVSLRR from the coding sequence ATGTTCAAAGTTATCAAGCAGAAAAAAATATTTGAAGAAATTCTTGATCAATTCAAGGATTTGCTTATTACTAAGAAGCTGAAGATCGGCCAGAAAATACCTACGGAAATCGAGTTGTCCGAAACGTGGGGCATCAGCCGCGCTTCACTAAGGGAAGCGATGAGGGTACTGGATGTGCTGGGGATCATCGAAGCAAAGTCGGGTGAAGGAACGATCATCAAACAAGCCGATCCCGAGAACTTAAAGAACATCATGTCTCTGGTTGCCCTATCCAGGGGGATTGATACGGTTGAACTGTATGAGGTCCGCACAGTCATCGAGATGTATTCCGTCCGATTGGCTGCGATGCGCAGGTCGGATCAGGATTTGTCCGTTCTGAAGGAGCATTTGGTCAAAATGGACAAAGTCTATGCGAATAAGGAACGGGAGATCGAATTGGATTTCTATTTCCACCGTTCGATTGTCGAAGCCTCCAAAAACAAAATCATGATCATGCTGATGGAGATGATATCCGGATTGCTTGAGGAACAGATTCGGGAAACCAGAAGCAAGCTGGCTTCCTCGACTGAGACGCTAAATCGTTTTCAACAGCAGCATTGGGAAATTTATCGTGCGATTGAACAGCAGCTGCCCGAACAGGCTGAATCCGCAATGCTGGGTCATATGAACTATGCTCAGCGAGAATTGGGGCTTGACCCCAGGTATGTGAGTTTACGGAGGTGA
- a CDS encoding cobalamin B12-binding domain-containing protein encodes MERKIKVVMAKLGLDIHWRGALVVSRMLRDKGMEVVFLGNQFPEQIVNAAIQEGADVVGLSTLGGNHLTLGPKVVQQLKEAGMDDVLVLMGGVIPEEDFPALKAAGIAEIFGPETKIDSIADFIRKKVSLKEALG; translated from the coding sequence ATGGAAAGAAAAATCAAAGTCGTCATGGCCAAGCTGGGATTGGATATTCATTGGCGCGGGGCGCTTGTGGTGTCGCGCATGCTGCGCGATAAAGGTATGGAAGTGGTTTTTCTGGGCAACCAGTTCCCGGAGCAAATCGTGAATGCGGCCATTCAGGAAGGCGCGGATGTCGTCGGCTTGAGCACGTTGGGAGGCAACCACTTGACGCTTGGGCCTAAGGTCGTCCAACAGCTGAAGGAAGCAGGCATGGATGATGTGCTGGTGCTGATGGGCGGAGTTATCCCGGAAGAGGATTTTCCGGCACTGAAAGCGGCGGGTATTGCCGAAATTTTCGGTCCGGAAACCAAAATTGACAGCATCGCTGATTTTATCAGAAAAAAAGTGTCATTGAAGGAGGCGCTCGGATGA
- a CDS encoding helical backbone metal receptor, giving the protein MTLKVVQDHLQRPVSFMYPPRKIISLCPSITETLYALGLGGQIAGRTRYCIHPADQVKQAAIVGGTKQVKEELISRLQPDLIIAEKEENSKDMVEHLAEHFPVYACNVENFDDALKMIHDLGVICNREEAADKMASAVIEQFGHLQPSRAGRAAYVIWRNPYMVAGGRTFIDSILKKSGFNNVFRDLLERYPVVTIEDFLREKPDFILLSSEPYPFKDQHKEEFLQQVPGAKPVLVDGESFSWYGVHMIKTPAYLNALLKEMI; this is encoded by the coding sequence TTGACCTTAAAAGTCGTGCAGGATCATTTGCAAAGGCCGGTATCCTTCATGTATCCCCCCCGAAAAATCATATCGCTGTGTCCGTCGATTACCGAAACGCTGTATGCGTTGGGCCTTGGCGGACAAATCGCGGGCCGAACGAGATACTGCATTCATCCCGCGGATCAAGTCAAACAAGCCGCAATCGTGGGAGGGACCAAGCAAGTTAAAGAGGAGTTGATCTCCCGGCTTCAGCCGGACCTGATCATTGCCGAAAAGGAAGAAAATTCAAAGGATATGGTTGAGCATTTGGCTGAACATTTCCCTGTTTACGCATGTAATGTTGAGAATTTTGATGACGCGCTGAAGATGATTCATGATTTGGGAGTGATCTGCAACCGTGAAGAGGCGGCGGATAAAATGGCCAGCGCCGTCATCGAACAGTTTGGCCATCTTCAGCCGTCCCGTGCGGGAAGAGCGGCTTATGTCATCTGGAGAAATCCGTACATGGTTGCAGGAGGCCGCACCTTCATTGATTCGATTCTCAAAAAGAGCGGATTTAATAACGTTTTTAGGGATCTTCTGGAAAGATATCCGGTTGTGACGATTGAGGATTTTCTGAGGGAAAAGCCGGATTTTATTCTTTTATCCTCCGAGCCCTATCCTTTCAAAGACCAGCACAAGGAGGAGTTTCTCCAACAGGTGCCCGGAGCAAAGCCGGTATTGGTCGACGGGGAAAGCTTCAGCTGGTATGGGGTTCATATGATCAAAACTCCGGCCTATTTGAATGCTCTTCTGAAAGAGATGATATAA
- a CDS encoding phenylacetate--CoA ligase family protein, with the protein MMQTSVLKTVLQQWPPQYDKSYLPEDKEKYWYKEIETASKEELNDIILFKIKNVVHYAYEHSPFYQRKWNKIGLHPSDINSLKDFEQIPITTKAEVREDLEEHPPFGSNVCVPYTEVHRIHGTSGTTGKPTVFSFGKDDWERIAHQHARIMWSFGMRPSDLVFIASPLSLYIGSWGALIGAERLGAKTFPFGAGQTGQTEKAVSWLKEVKPTVFYGTPSYALYLAEKAKEQGVDPKAFGFRIMFFSGEPGAGVPSTKRKIEETFGAICIDSGTMAEATPWMSSTECEHRTGVHLWLDVVYTEVVDKDTKLRVPYGGEGVPVYTPLERTSQPVIRYWSGDLTTWTDEPCPCGRVYPRLPKGIYGRIDDMITVRGVNVYASMVENVIRRIEGLGEEFRLVVSRESVMDEVTIQCETLGSKANEELISQIGRELKRETGVTFKTELLPAGTLERTQFKAKRVVDQRDFRS; encoded by the coding sequence ATGATGCAAACATCGGTGTTAAAGACCGTGCTTCAGCAATGGCCGCCGCAATATGACAAAAGCTATCTGCCTGAGGACAAGGAAAAATACTGGTATAAAGAAATTGAAACCGCATCAAAAGAAGAGCTGAATGATATCATTTTGTTCAAAATCAAGAATGTCGTGCACTACGCCTATGAGCATTCCCCGTTCTATCAAAGAAAGTGGAACAAGATTGGGCTGCATCCCAGCGATATCAACAGCTTGAAAGATTTTGAGCAAATCCCGATCACGACCAAAGCGGAGGTTCGTGAAGACCTCGAGGAGCATCCGCCGTTCGGCTCCAATGTATGTGTGCCTTATACGGAGGTTCACCGCATTCACGGAACATCGGGAACAACGGGAAAGCCTACGGTATTTTCTTTTGGCAAAGACGACTGGGAAAGGATTGCGCACCAGCACGCGAGGATCATGTGGAGCTTCGGCATGCGGCCCAGCGACCTGGTGTTTATAGCCTCGCCCCTGAGTCTTTATATCGGAAGCTGGGGGGCGCTGATCGGGGCGGAACGATTGGGAGCCAAAACGTTTCCGTTTGGAGCCGGCCAAACGGGCCAAACCGAGAAAGCGGTTTCATGGCTGAAGGAAGTGAAGCCGACCGTATTTTACGGAACCCCCTCATATGCCTTGTATTTGGCGGAGAAAGCCAAAGAGCAAGGGGTGGATCCCAAAGCGTTCGGATTTAGAATCATGTTCTTTTCCGGCGAACCGGGCGCCGGCGTTCCGTCCACCAAGCGAAAAATCGAAGAAACGTTCGGCGCCATCTGCATTGATTCCGGAACGATGGCGGAAGCCACGCCTTGGATGAGCAGCACGGAATGCGAACACCGGACCGGAGTTCATCTGTGGCTGGATGTGGTGTATACGGAGGTTGTCGACAAAGATACGAAGCTGCGGGTGCCGTACGGCGGAGAAGGCGTACCGGTCTATACCCCTCTTGAAAGAACATCCCAGCCTGTGATCCGCTACTGGTCCGGAGACCTGACGACTTGGACCGACGAGCCGTGTCCCTGCGGACGTGTATATCCGCGCCTGCCCAAAGGAATCTACGGCCGGATTGACGATATGATTACGGTGCGCGGTGTCAATGTTTACGCCAGTATGGTGGAGAATGTGATCAGGCGGATCGAGGGACTTGGCGAGGAGTTCAGACTGGTCGTCTCGCGGGAAAGTGTGATGGATGAAGTCACCATTCAGTGCGAGACATTGGGAAGCAAAGCAAATGAGGAGCTGATCAGCCAAATTGGCCGGGAATTAAAGCGCGAAACGGGGGTTACCTTCAAGACGGAATTGCTGCCGGCCGGCACGTTGGAAAGAACGCAATTCAAAGCGAAACGGGTGGTGGATCAACGTGATTTCAGAAGTTAA
- a CDS encoding MBL fold metallo-hydrolase, with protein MLLRYVYNDKLAHASYLVGCQATGEAIVVDPGQNIEPYLKLAKEQGVRIVAATETHIHADFVSGARELAKREGAKLYLSDEGDENWKYQYLNDVPHQLVKDGDTFKIGNLIFQVMHTPGHTPESISFLLTDTGGGADKPMGIFSGDFVFVGDVGRPDLLEKAAGVQGSSDIGARQMFNSLKRFKELPDYLQLWPAHGAGSACGKALGAVPSSTVGYEKMFNWALSYEDENEFVKALLDGQPAPPKYFAMMKKVNKEGPMVTGEMNEPQMFEASKEKIEQLLDEQAVILDIRSNAAFADGHIPGTLNIPLNKSFTTWAGWLLSYTRPLYVLADPNKTEEIKRDLYSIGFFNINGFIDSSVLKQYQNLQTYENKKPAELAEAILNNEVHVIDVRNDSEWNEGHLPNAQHIMLGYLEDRLETVPKDKTIVMQCKGGGRSAIASSVMQAHGITSIINLEGGYDAWVQQGYRVEN; from the coding sequence ATGCTGCTGCGTTATGTTTATAATGACAAGCTTGCACATGCCTCTTACCTTGTCGGCTGCCAGGCTACCGGAGAAGCCATCGTTGTTGATCCTGGGCAAAATATCGAACCGTACCTAAAGCTCGCAAAAGAACAAGGCGTCCGCATCGTTGCCGCCACTGAAACCCATATTCATGCCGATTTTGTATCGGGAGCCAGAGAACTTGCCAAGCGTGAAGGCGCAAAGCTTTATCTGTCCGATGAAGGGGACGAAAATTGGAAATACCAATATTTGAATGATGTTCCCCATCAACTGGTTAAAGACGGCGATACTTTTAAGATCGGCAATCTGATATTTCAAGTGATGCATACACCCGGACATACCCCGGAAAGTATTTCTTTCCTGCTGACCGATACCGGAGGCGGCGCTGACAAGCCGATGGGGATTTTCAGCGGGGACTTCGTGTTCGTAGGCGACGTGGGCCGTCCCGATCTGTTGGAAAAAGCCGCAGGCGTCCAAGGCTCTTCCGATATCGGAGCTCGCCAGATGTTCAATTCCCTGAAGCGTTTCAAGGAGCTTCCCGACTATTTGCAATTGTGGCCGGCCCACGGCGCGGGCAGCGCTTGCGGAAAAGCGCTCGGCGCCGTTCCCTCAAGCACTGTAGGGTATGAAAAAATGTTCAATTGGGCATTATCTTATGAGGACGAGAATGAATTCGTCAAAGCTCTGCTCGATGGGCAGCCTGCTCCGCCGAAATATTTTGCCATGATGAAAAAAGTCAATAAAGAAGGGCCGATGGTAACCGGAGAAATGAATGAACCTCAAATGTTTGAGGCATCCAAGGAGAAAATTGAACAGCTGCTTGACGAACAAGCGGTCATTCTCGATATTCGCTCCAATGCCGCATTTGCCGACGGTCATATTCCGGGTACCCTCAACATTCCGTTGAACAAATCGTTCACAACCTGGGCCGGCTGGCTGCTGTCTTACACTCGGCCGCTGTATGTGCTGGCGGATCCGAATAAGACCGAAGAAATCAAACGTGATCTGTATTCCATCGGTTTCTTTAATATCAACGGCTTTATCGACAGCTCCGTGCTGAAGCAGTACCAAAATCTGCAGACATATGAGAACAAAAAACCCGCAGAGCTTGCGGAAGCCATCCTGAACAACGAAGTCCATGTCATCGACGTCCGCAACGACAGTGAATGGAACGAAGGGCATCTGCCGAATGCGCAGCATATTATGCTTGGATATCTGGAAGATCGTCTGGAGACCGTACCGAAGGACAAAACGATTGTCATGCAGTGCAAAGGAGGCGGACGTTCGGCGATCGCTTCCAGCGTGATGCAGGCGCACGGCATTACGTCCATCATCAACCTTGAAGGCGGATATGACGCTTGGGTGCAGCAAGGATATCGGGTCGAAAATTAA
- a CDS encoding acyl-CoA mutase large subunit family protein, translating into MAANNAKQHTKLFDSEALKQVEAEKKRWLEQTVKNNEAEDAYSSDSGIPVKLLYTPEDIKDFDYMNDLGFSGEAPYVRGVYPNMYRGRLFTVRQIAGYGTPEDTNERFKFLLNNGATGTSVVLDLPTIRGYDSDDPEAEGHVGAAGVAIDSLEDVEALYDGIPIDQVSSNIVTHLPSTTVVILSMFVAMAEKRGIPLEKLSGTNQNDFLMETTVGSSLEVLPPKASFRLQCDAIEYASKNLPRWNPVSYNGYNLREAGTTAVQEVAVALANAIATSEELIRRGNKIDDFARRLSFFWNLFNDFFEEIAKCRASRLVYHEIMSERFNAQHPKSHLMRFHVQTAGITLTKVEPLNNIARSAIQGLAAVLGGAQSLHIDSYDEAYSAPTEEAALISIRTQQILQVETNVTNTVDPLAGSYFVENMTKEMADRIRAYIALIESKGGLVACVESGWLHREIADFAYQTQQEIESGQRKIVGLNYFPAGGKKTEVNVFRYPEDAERRQTEKLKKLRERRDNAKVEETLKALRVRCHEDTNLMPYIKAAVEAYATLGEIEEVFREEFGLWQFPLV; encoded by the coding sequence ATGGCCGCAAACAATGCAAAGCAACATACGAAGCTTTTTGATTCCGAGGCTCTGAAACAGGTGGAAGCGGAAAAAAAGCGCTGGCTTGAACAGACGGTTAAAAACAATGAGGCGGAAGACGCCTACAGCTCCGACTCCGGAATCCCGGTCAAACTGCTTTACACCCCGGAGGATATCAAAGATTTTGATTACATGAACGATCTGGGCTTCTCCGGTGAGGCGCCGTATGTGCGCGGTGTGTACCCCAACATGTACCGGGGCAGGTTGTTCACCGTTCGGCAGATCGCCGGTTACGGCACCCCGGAGGATACAAATGAGCGCTTTAAATTCCTGCTCAATAACGGAGCTACCGGAACCAGCGTGGTACTGGATTTGCCTACGATCCGCGGATACGATTCCGATGATCCGGAGGCTGAAGGGCATGTCGGCGCCGCGGGCGTGGCCATCGACTCTCTGGAGGACGTGGAAGCTTTATACGACGGCATTCCGATTGATCAGGTTTCTTCCAATATCGTTACTCATTTGCCCAGTACCACTGTCGTGATTCTGTCGATGTTCGTGGCCATGGCGGAGAAGCGGGGGATTCCCCTTGAGAAGCTGTCCGGCACCAACCAGAACGATTTTTTGATGGAAACGACAGTCGGAAGCTCTCTGGAAGTGCTTCCCCCGAAAGCGAGCTTCCGTCTGCAGTGCGATGCCATAGAATATGCCAGCAAGAACCTTCCCCGTTGGAATCCGGTCAGCTATAACGGCTACAACTTGCGGGAAGCGGGAACTACGGCTGTGCAGGAGGTTGCCGTCGCGTTGGCCAACGCGATCGCCACATCGGAAGAGCTGATCCGAAGAGGGAATAAGATCGATGATTTCGCCAGACGCTTGTCTTTCTTCTGGAACTTGTTCAACGATTTTTTTGAAGAAATCGCGAAATGCCGGGCATCCCGTCTTGTTTATCATGAGATTATGAGCGAACGCTTCAATGCTCAGCATCCGAAAAGCCATTTAATGCGGTTTCACGTACAGACTGCAGGAATTACACTGACGAAGGTGGAGCCTCTGAACAATATTGCCCGATCGGCGATCCAGGGTCTTGCCGCAGTGCTCGGCGGTGCGCAATCCCTGCATATTGACTCTTACGATGAAGCTTATTCGGCGCCGACCGAGGAAGCGGCCTTGATTTCAATCAGAACCCAGCAAATCCTGCAGGTCGAAACGAATGTAACGAACACGGTCGATCCGCTGGCAGGATCCTACTTCGTGGAAAATATGACAAAGGAAATGGCCGATCGCATCCGCGCATACATCGCTCTGATCGAATCGAAGGGCGGCTTGGTTGCCTGTGTGGAAAGCGGCTGGCTGCACCGCGAAATCGCCGATTTTGCCTATCAAACCCAGCAGGAAATTGAAAGCGGCCAACGCAAAATCGTCGGTCTCAACTATTTTCCCGCTGGAGGCAAGAAAACGGAAGTGAATGTTTTCCGCTATCCGGAGGATGCGGAAAGAAGGCAGACCGAAAAGCTGAAAAAGCTGCGTGAACGAAGAGACAACGCCAAAGTGGAAGAAACTTTGAAAGCGCTGCGCGTGAGGTGCCATGAAGATACCAATCTTATGCCGTATATCAAAGCAGCGGTAGAAGCATATGCCACATTGGGTGAAATTGAGGAAGTTTTTCGCGAGGAATTTGGACTTTGGCAGTTTCCGTTGGTTTAA
- a CDS encoding M24 family metallopeptidase, with protein MISEVNHRERIDILQELLRTSGISAALIQKPRNLYYYAGTGQPSNLWVPADGEPILFTRRAHSMAESAAWIERIHPANTFQDMLNLLEEAGLSPSAESRIAAELDCVPYKMIDRLQKDLGGAQLVNFSDIAMQQRLVKSSDEIEKIREAGRLWRLGHEAILQTVRSGQTEYQVAAAMEHACRSNGGDAMVWFHRWDAGLPGGGIVASGPNAWIVSGHAMTVTGVGMNPALPWGASGRVMERGDLVVVDYGVAKNSYHFDTARTYCIGKASDPQKELWRQLVELHFRVIDRVRAGVTGKELYETAVDAAKEMNLDNYFMGVGRDRGAYIGHTIGLEIDEWPVLGPKALEPLPANAVITVEPKFMIPGVGGVMVEDSILVKENGYELLGTIGHELFEIG; from the coding sequence GTGATTTCAGAAGTTAACCATCGAGAGCGTATCGATATTTTGCAGGAACTGTTGCGAACGTCGGGAATCAGTGCCGCACTGATTCAAAAGCCGAGAAATCTTTATTATTATGCCGGAACGGGGCAGCCCAGCAACCTATGGGTGCCCGCGGATGGCGAGCCGATTTTGTTTACCCGCCGCGCCCATTCCATGGCGGAGTCGGCCGCATGGATTGAACGAATCCATCCGGCCAATACGTTTCAGGACATGTTAAACCTGCTGGAGGAGGCGGGCTTATCCCCGTCGGCCGAAAGCAGGATCGCTGCGGAATTGGATTGTGTGCCATATAAAATGATCGACCGCTTGCAAAAAGATCTGGGTGGCGCCCAACTCGTCAATTTCTCGGATATCGCCATGCAGCAGAGGTTGGTGAAGTCCTCCGACGAAATTGAAAAAATCCGCGAGGCCGGCAGATTATGGAGATTGGGACATGAAGCCATCCTGCAAACGGTTCGTTCAGGACAGACGGAATATCAGGTTGCGGCAGCAATGGAGCATGCTTGCAGATCCAACGGCGGCGATGCGATGGTGTGGTTTCATCGTTGGGATGCCGGATTGCCCGGCGGCGGCATTGTCGCTTCTGGGCCGAATGCATGGATCGTCTCCGGCCATGCCATGACCGTGACCGGTGTCGGGATGAATCCCGCCCTTCCTTGGGGCGCGTCCGGGCGCGTTATGGAGAGAGGGGATCTGGTCGTTGTCGATTACGGTGTAGCGAAAAACTCCTATCATTTCGATACGGCCAGAACCTACTGCATCGGCAAAGCCTCAGACCCGCAGAAGGAGCTGTGGCGGCAATTGGTTGAGCTACACTTCCGTGTAATCGATAGGGTCAGGGCGGGCGTGACGGGGAAGGAGCTGTATGAGACGGCTGTAGATGCCGCAAAAGAAATGAATCTGGACAATTATTTTATGGGAGTCGGAAGGGACAGGGGCGCTTATATCGGGCATACCATCGGATTGGAAATCGATGAGTGGCCGGTATTGGGACCAAAAGCGCTGGAGCCGCTGCCGGCAAATGCCGTCATCACGGTGGAACCGAAATTTATGATTCCCGGAGTCGGCGGTGTGATGGTGGAGGACAGTATTTTAGTCAAGGAAAACGGCTATGAACTGCTGGGGACAATCGGGCATGAGCTTTTTGAAATAGGATAG
- a CDS encoding beta-ketoacyl-ACP reductase gives MRLAGKVAVVTGGLGGIGKATVQRFLEEGARVVIGDFKLEGAEAALSEWDAADRVKIVQVDVASPEQARSMAEAAIAAFGRIDILINNAGITIDGLLMKMEEQAWQKVIDVNLTGVFNCTKAVVPHMIEQGSGVVLNASSVVALYGNIGQTNYAATKAGVIGLTKSWAKEFGPKGIRVNAVAPGFIMTDMTAKVPHKILDTMVSKTPLRKLGQPEDIAAAYLFLASDEAGYINGTVLSVDGGLVI, from the coding sequence ATGAGACTGGCGGGGAAGGTTGCCGTTGTCACCGGCGGCTTGGGAGGAATCGGAAAAGCTACTGTGCAAAGATTTCTTGAGGAGGGAGCAAGGGTTGTGATCGGCGACTTCAAGCTTGAAGGGGCCGAAGCGGCATTGTCGGAATGGGATGCAGCCGACCGCGTGAAAATTGTCCAGGTAGACGTAGCCTCTCCCGAGCAGGCACGCTCAATGGCCGAAGCGGCAATCGCTGCATTTGGCAGGATAGACATCTTGATCAACAATGCGGGTATTACCATAGATGGGCTTTTGATGAAAATGGAAGAGCAAGCCTGGCAAAAAGTCATTGACGTCAATTTGACCGGTGTTTTCAATTGTACGAAAGCGGTTGTACCCCATATGATCGAGCAGGGCTCGGGAGTTGTTTTGAACGCTTCCTCGGTTGTCGCCTTATACGGAAATATCGGACAAACCAATTATGCCGCCACCAAAGCGGGGGTGATCGGCTTGACCAAGAGCTGGGCCAAAGAGTTCGGACCGAAAGGCATTCGGGTCAATGCGGTGGCGCCGGGATTCATCATGACCGACATGACGGCCAAAGTTCCGCATAAGATATTGGATACGATGGTTTCCAAAACGCCTTTGAGAAAATTGGGTCAACCCGAGGATATCGCAGCAGCCTATTTGTTTCTCGCTTCCGACGAGGCGGGGTACATTAACGGAACCGTCCTCAGTGTAGACGGCGGACTCGTAATCTAG